In Candidatus Binataceae bacterium, the genomic stretch GAAACCGGGGCGATCTTCACGCTTGAAGAGCACAGCATAATCGGCGGTCTCGGCGGAGCGGTGGCCGAGGTGCTGGCCGAGTCCGGCGGTGGCGCGCGGCTCAAACGCCTTGGCGCGCGTCCTGAATTTTCGCCGATCGTCGGCGGCCAGGATTATCTGCGTGGTCAGCATGGCCTCGCGCCCGCCGCGATCGCGGAAACCGTTCGCGTAACCTTGAGAACCGCGAAGAGTGAAACTTTTGCCTCGGCCTGAGGATTTTCGACTGGACGGTGCTCCCTGCCCATGAGTTATAAGGTTCCCTTCGTCGATCCGCGCGAGCATTACCGCAAGCTCAAGGCCGAAATTGATTTCGCGATAACTGATACTTTGGCGCGGGGCGATCTCGTGCTGCGCGGCCAACTGCGCTCGTTCGAGGAGAACCTCGCGCGGTTCGTCGGAGTCAATTACGCCATCGGCGTCAACAGCGGTTACGACGCGCTGCATCTTTCGCTGCGCGCGGCGAAGATCGGCGCCGGCGATGAAGTGATCACGGTGGCGCATACTTTTGCCGCCAGCGTTTCGGCGATCGTCAATGCCGGCGCGCGGCCGGTGCTGATCGATGTCGGGCCGGACTACAACATGGATATGAGCCGGGTCGAGGCGGCCGTCACGGCGCGCACCCGGGCGATCATGCCGGTCCATCTGAACGGCCGGGTTTGTAATATGGAGCGGCTGCAACAGCTCGCGACGCGCCATCAACTGACAATTATCGAAGACGCGGCGCAAGCCCTGGGCGCGCGCTTCGCGGGCCAGATGGCTGGGTCGTTCGGGCGCACCGGATGCTTCAGTTTTTATCCGTTCAAAACGCTCGGCGGACTGGGCGACGGCGGCGCGGTCACGACCGACGACCCCGAGATCGCGCGAACCGTTACGCTGCTGCGCTTCAACGGCGAGGATCGCGAGACCGGCGAATTCCATTATCACGGCTATACCGCCCTGCTCGACAACGTGCAGGCCGCGGTGCTGGACGTGAAGCTGCGGCACTTGCCGCAGTGGATCGATCATCGCCGCGCCGTCGCGGAGCGCTATCGCGCGGGACTTGAGGGTTGTGACGGCTTGCGCCTGCCGCACTTTCCCGATGAGCGCTATTTTGACAGTTTTCAGAACTACGTGATTCGCACGACGCGGCGCGACGCCCTGCGCGAGCATCTTTGCGAGCAGGGGGTCGAGACTCTGGTCCATTGGCCGAAACCGATGTGGGAACATGCGGGGCTGGGCCTGAAGAATCCGGGCTTGCCGGAGACCGCGGCTATCTGCCGCGAAGTCATCTCGCTGCCGATGAGCGCCGAGACCACGTTCGAGCAGGTCGATTATACGGCAGACGTCATTCGGAAATTTTTCGCGTGACGTCGGCCGCCTGAGCCGGGTTGGAGAGCATCGATGGCCCTGGGGCTGAGCAAGCGCGCTGCGCGCATCACGCAAGCCGAGATCCGCGTGATGACGATCGAGTGCGAGAAAGCCGGCGGCATCAATCTGGCCCAGGGCGTCTGCGATACCGAGACTCCGTTGCCAGTGCGGCGCGGAGCGCAAGCCGCGATCGAGGAGGGTGTCAACAGCTACACCCGCTTCGACGGGCTCGCGGAATTGCGTCAGGCGATCGCGAGCAAGCTGCGCGCGTCGAGCGGAATCATCGCCGACCCGGAAACCGAGATCACGGTGAGCGCGGGCTCGACCGGGGCCTTTTACTGCGCCTGTCTGGCGCTGCTCGATCCCGGCGATGAGGTCATCCTGTTCGAGCCGTTCTATGGCTACCACCTCAACACGATCGAGGCGGTGGGGGCAGTGGCCGGTTTCGTGCGGACGCATCCGCCGGACTGGAGCTTCGACGCGCGCGAGCTCGAGGCGGCGATCACGCCGCGCACGCGCGGGATCATGGTCAACACGCCGGGCAATCCCTCGGGCAAGGTTTATACACGCGCCGAACTCGAACTAATCGCACGGGTTGCGGAGCGTCATGATCTGTTCGTCTTCACCGACGAGATTTACGAGCACTTTCTCTACGATGGCCGCCCGCATCTGAGCCCAGCGGCGCTCCCCGAACTGAAGGAACGCACGATCGCGATCTCAGGCTTCTCGAAGACCTACAGCATCACGGGCTGGCGGATCGGCTACAGCGTCGCGCCGCGCCGCTTCGCCGAGATCATCGGTCACATGAACGATCTGATCTACGTCTGCGCGCCGGCGCCGCTGCAACTCGGAGTCGCGCGCGGCGTCGCCGAACTCGGCGCGGACTATTACGAAGCGCTGACGGTCGAATACACCGCCAAGCGCGAGCGTATCTGCCGCGCCCTCGATGGCGCCGGGCTGACCCCGCATATCCCGCAGGGCGCCTACTACGTGCTCGCCGATACCTCGCGCCTCCCCGGCGCGACCGGCAAGGCGCGCGCGATGCATCTGTTACAGCGCGCCGGCGTCGCCAGCGTACCGGGCGAGGCTTTTTATCACGACGATCACGGCCACAACCTCGCACGCTTTTGTTTCGCCAAGCACGACGACGAGCTCGACGAAGCCTGCCGCCGTCTTGCCCGTCTCGATTAAGCTCGCATTCACTGTCCTGCCAGATGGTTGGAGCTGATTATCAGGCGGTTACGGAGACCGCCGGCGTCAGAATCACGCGCGAGGCGCTCGCGATGGCGCTCACGCGCTATGTCCTTGCCGCCGGCTTTTGCGACGGCAAGCGGGTGCTCGAAGCTGGATGCGGCGCCGGGCAGGGGCTGGGAATCCTCGCCAGGCGGGCGGCGTGTGTGGTTGGCGGCGACTACGATCCGCGGCTGATCGCGGCGGCGGGCCGCCACTATCGCGAGCGTGCCGGCTTGGTGCGCCTCGATGCGCAGGCGCTCCCTTTCGCCGATCACAGTTTCGACGTCGTGATTTTGTTTGAAGCGATCTATTACATTGCGCGGCCCGATCGGTTCGTCAGCGAGGCGCGCCGGGTACTCGATCGCGCTGGGACTCTGATCGTCTGTTCGGCCAATCCCGAGCGCGCAGACTTCAATCCAAGCCCGTTCAGCACGCGCTATCTGAGCGCGCGGGAACTGGCCGGATTGATGCGCGCGGAAGGTTTCGAGCCGCAGCTCGCAGGCGCGTTTCCGATCGATCACGTTTCTATGCGCGGCCGCACGATCGCGACGTTGCGCAAGGGGGCGATCGCGATGGGGCTGATGCCCAAAACCATGAAGGGCAAGCAGCTCCTCAAGCGCCTGTTTATGGGGCGGCTGGTCGAGGCGCCCACCGAACTGGAGGGTGATACCGGAACGGTGGAAGAGCTAAGTCCGCTCGCGCTCGATCAACCTGCGAAGGCTTACAAGGTGATCTTCGCGGTGGGCCGCCTGAGTGTCGCGCCCTGAGCGCCCCGCGACCGGAGCCGCGCGCGAGCGCGGGTTAGCCGCGGCGTTTCGGCGATGGCGCGGGTTCGTCCTCTGCGGCCTCGCTGTCTTCCGCGAGCGGCGCCGGTGCGGCGATTTTCGCCTTGAGCTTGTCGCGCACCTTGGCTTCGATCTCGTCGGCGATTTTGGGATTGGCCTTGAGCAGATCGCGCGCATTCTCGCGCCCCTGGCCGATTCGCTCGCCGCCGTACGAGTACCATGCGCCGAGTTTCTCGACGATATTGTGCTCTGCCGCCAAATCCACCAACTCACCCTCTTTCGAGATGCCGGTGCCGTAGAGAATGTCGAATTCGGCCTCACGGAACGGCGGCGCAACCTTGTTCTTGACGACTTTGACTTTCGTGCGCGAGCCGACGACTTCGTTGGCGCTCTTGATCGTGCCGATGCGGCGGATATCGATGCGCACCGACGAGTAAAATTTCAGCGCGTTGCCGCCGGTCGTGGTTTCGGGATTCCCGAACATCACCCCGATCTTCATCCGAATCTGGTTGATAAAAATTACGATCGTGCGCGAGCGCGAAATGATCGAGGTGAGCTTGCGCAGGGCCTGCGACATCAGCCGCGCCTGCAAGCCCATCTGCGGCTCGCCCATCTCGCCTTCGATCTCGGCGCGCGGCACCAGCGCGGCGACCGAATCGATTACGAGGATGTCCACGGCGCCGGACTGCACCAGCGTCTCGGTGATTTCCAGCGCCTGTTCGCCATTGTCGGGCTGCGAGATCAGCAAGTCCTCGACATTGACGCCTAGCTTGCGCGCATAGCTCGCGTCGAGCGCGTGCTCGGCGTCGATAAACGCGCCGATACCACCGAGCTTCTGCGCCTCCGCGATGCACTCCAGCGCAAGCGTGGTCTTGCCCGATGATTCAGGGCCGTAAATTTCGACGACGCGGCCGCGCGGCAGCCCGCCGACGCCGAGCGCGATGTCGAGTCCAAGCGAGCCGGTGGGAATCACCGCGATATCGGCCACGATCGCCTGCTCGCCGAGCTTCATGATCGAGCCCTTGCCGAACTGTTTTTCGATCTGACTTAACGCCAGATCGAGCGCCTTGGTCTTGATTTCCTGAGCCATCCGCGTCCGCCCCCCGGCATCCATCGCAGGATGCGGAAGAATTTTGCCACAAATGCGGCGGAATAGCTGCTAGTCGCCGGAAGAGTTGTCAGATGACTTGTCGGATGAGTCTTGGGGAGAGTCTGACGCCGAGTCGGAGATAATCTGATCGGGTTGCGGTCCCGGAACCATCCCGGCGAGATCGGCATCCTGAGCCATGCCGGGATTGGTCTGGCGCTCAGCGTCGCGCTTAAGACGCCGCTGCTGTTTGTCCTGCTGCTTCTGTTTGCGGGTCTGTTCTCGGCGGCGTTTTTCCAAATCGCGGTCCTTGGTTGATTTAAGTTGAGATCGCCTGAAGCGGTTAGTAGTGATGCTCAAAGCGGGGCGAGCCCGCAGGCCCGCCCCGGAGTTAATTACTACCAGCGATTGCGGCCGCGGTCCCCGCCGCCGCCGCCGCCACCACCGTTCCGGTTGCCGCCAAAACTCGATTCGCGCGGCTTGGCTTCGTTCACCTTGATATTCCTGCCCTTGAGCTCAGAATCGTTGAACTGCGCGATCGCCTTCGAGGCTTCGTCCGAATTCGCCATCTCGACAAAGCCGAAGCCTTTCGATTGGCCGGAAAACTTGTCCATGATGACCGTGGCAGTTTGCACCTGGCCGGCCTGCGCAAACAAGTTCTCCAAGTCGCTGTTGGTTACCGAGTAGGCCAGATTGCCTACGTACAATTTGCTGGGCATTTGCCCTCCGTGATTTTAGTGCCGGGAAGCTCTCGAACAGAAAACCCGGGCTGATTCCCGAGTCTAGATGAAAAGAACGATCCGAGCGGTTACATTACTTATCCTAGCCCTTTCCCACGAACAATACTAGGGCCCCGGCCTTAATCCTGCCTCCTGACCCCCATTCAACCCTGGGCCTGATCTTTCCGCACGCGTTCCGCGCGGGCGGCGACGTGCGGACGATCGATCAGCGCGCGGAATTGCTCCAGATGGCGGGCCCACCATTGATCGGCAACGCTCGCCGCAGCGAGGTCGGCCGTCGAGCGCGCGTACGATTTGTCACGCCAGCGCCGCCAATCGCGATAGAGCGCGTCGATGCTGCCGCTCATATCGAGACCCGCGCGCAACAGCGAGGCGCGAACCAACTTGTATTCTTCGTCGAGATTCGGAACGGCGTTGGGCATAATTACTCCAGGAAAAATCGTTTTTGTCGAGCCGCCGACAGGGGACGTTTCCGCCGCCAGCCCGCGCTTTAGTCTATCCCTTTTTGCGGATCAATTCTGCGCATGGCTGAGCCGCGGCTCGCGGACGATCGACGAGGTCAGCGGATTCGCGAATAGAGCAGCGAATCGAGAATCCGCCCTTCCTTGATGATGCTGCGCAGCAGGCGGCCTTCAAGGGTGTAGCCGGCCTTTTCCAGCACACGCGCCGACGCCGGATTTCCCTCGAAAACGCCCGCCTGGATTCTCGCGAGTCCGAGCGCGTCAAACCCATACGTGGTTGCGGCGACTAGCGCGGTGGTGGCGATGCCGCGTCCCCAAAAGGGTTCGCCAATCCAGTAGCCGATCTCGGCCGTCAGTCGGCGGACATCGGTAAGCCGCACGAAACCAATTGAACCGATCGCCTCGCCGCTCAGATCAATGGCAAAGTTGAGTACGGGCTCATCCGTCTGATTGCATAGCGCAATCCAGGCTTCCGCGTCGGCGTTGGTATATGGAAATGGAAAGGGTTCGCCGAGCGAGCGCGAGACGTTGTGATTGTTCGCATAGCGGGTCAGCGCGGCGGCGTCGCCTGGATGCCATCGGCGGAGGCGAATGTCCGCGGCCGCAGCCATCTCACTAGCTTGAGAATCGGGACTCCGCGGATTTGACACGGGCAGATTTTGACACTGGATGGCGCTATAGGCAAAATCGTGCGTTTCTGTCGCGATTGAGACAACCTGGCAGCGCGCGGGCTTGACCATGCGGACCCGGCTGACGCATCGTCGATAAGCGCAGTGTCTTCTCGGCGGCCGAAAGAACCCAACGACCGAAGGAGAAACCCGCAAGAGGAACCCGAATGCCCAACAGCGCGACTGGCCCGAAGCGGCGCTTAAGCCCGCTCGACGCCTCTTTCCTTTATGGAGAATCGGCGGTCAACCCCACCCATGTCGGAAGCATCTTCTTTCTCGATGGTGAGATCCCCTTCGACAAGCTGTTCGATCACATGCGCCGACGGCTGCACATCAGTCCGCGTTTCCGTCAGCGGCTGGTCTTTTCGCCGTTCAATCTCGCCAACGCGACGATCGAGGACGACCCCGACTTCAAGCTCGAGAACCACGTTTTTCGCCGCTCGCTGACGCCGGGGATCAGCGAAACTGACGCCATCAACGAAATCCTGCGCGAGCATTTCGGCAGCCTGATGGACCGGACGCGTCCGCTGTGGAGGGTCACGCTCTACGAAGGGCTGCCGGGACGCTCGGTCTTCGTCTGGGCGATGCATCACGCGATCGTCGACGGCGTCTCGGCCTTCGAGATGCTCAATCGGCTGATGGACTTCACCGCCCATCCGCCGCCCGACGAGCCCGCTGAGCCGTGGAGCCCGGC encodes the following:
- a CDS encoding DegT/DnrJ/EryC1/StrS family aminotransferase, with amino-acid sequence MSYKVPFVDPREHYRKLKAEIDFAITDTLARGDLVLRGQLRSFEENLARFVGVNYAIGVNSGYDALHLSLRAAKIGAGDEVITVAHTFAASVSAIVNAGARPVLIDVGPDYNMDMSRVEAAVTARTRAIMPVHLNGRVCNMERLQQLATRHQLTIIEDAAQALGARFAGQMAGSFGRTGCFSFYPFKTLGGLGDGGAVTTDDPEIARTVTLLRFNGEDRETGEFHYHGYTALLDNVQAAVLDVKLRHLPQWIDHRRAVAERYRAGLEGCDGLRLPHFPDERYFDSFQNYVIRTTRRDALREHLCEQGVETLVHWPKPMWEHAGLGLKNPGLPETAAICREVISLPMSAETTFEQVDYTADVIRKFFA
- a CDS encoding pyridoxal phosphate-dependent aminotransferase, translating into MALGLSKRAARITQAEIRVMTIECEKAGGINLAQGVCDTETPLPVRRGAQAAIEEGVNSYTRFDGLAELRQAIASKLRASSGIIADPETEITVSAGSTGAFYCACLALLDPGDEVILFEPFYGYHLNTIEAVGAVAGFVRTHPPDWSFDARELEAAITPRTRGIMVNTPGNPSGKVYTRAELELIARVAERHDLFVFTDEIYEHFLYDGRPHLSPAALPELKERTIAISGFSKTYSITGWRIGYSVAPRRFAEIIGHMNDLIYVCAPAPLQLGVARGVAELGADYYEALTVEYTAKRERICRALDGAGLTPHIPQGAYYVLADTSRLPGATGKARAMHLLQRAGVASVPGEAFYHDDHGHNLARFCFAKHDDELDEACRRLARLD
- a CDS encoding class I SAM-dependent methyltransferase: MVGADYQAVTETAGVRITREALAMALTRYVLAAGFCDGKRVLEAGCGAGQGLGILARRAACVVGGDYDPRLIAAAGRHYRERAGLVRLDAQALPFADHSFDVVILFEAIYYIARPDRFVSEARRVLDRAGTLIVCSANPERADFNPSPFSTRYLSARELAGLMRAEGFEPQLAGAFPIDHVSMRGRTIATLRKGAIAMGLMPKTMKGKQLLKRLFMGRLVEAPTELEGDTGTVEELSPLALDQPAKAYKVIFAVGRLSVAP
- the recA gene encoding recombinase RecA, with the translated sequence MAQEIKTKALDLALSQIEKQFGKGSIMKLGEQAIVADIAVIPTGSLGLDIALGVGGLPRGRVVEIYGPESSGKTTLALECIAEAQKLGGIGAFIDAEHALDASYARKLGVNVEDLLISQPDNGEQALEITETLVQSGAVDILVIDSVAALVPRAEIEGEMGEPQMGLQARLMSQALRKLTSIISRSRTIVIFINQIRMKIGVMFGNPETTTGGNALKFYSSVRIDIRRIGTIKSANEVVGSRTKVKVVKNKVAPPFREAEFDILYGTGISKEGELVDLAAEHNIVEKLGAWYSYGGERIGQGRENARDLLKANPKIADEIEAKVRDKLKAKIAAPAPLAEDSEAAEDEPAPSPKRRG
- a CDS encoding RNA-binding protein, with product MPSKLYVGNLAYSVTNSDLENLFAQAGQVQTATVIMDKFSGQSKGFGFVEMANSDEASKAIAQFNDSELKGRNIKVNEAKPRESSFGGNRNGGGGGGGGDRGRNRW
- a CDS encoding GNAT family protein, coding for MAAAADIRLRRWHPGDAAALTRYANNHNVSRSLGEPFPFPYTNADAEAWIALCNQTDEPVLNFAIDLSGEAIGSIGFVRLTDVRRLTAEIGYWIGEPFWGRGIATTALVAATTYGFDALGLARIQAGVFEGNPASARVLEKAGYTLEGRLLRSIIKEGRILDSLLYSRIR